A DNA window from Providencia huaxiensis contains the following coding sequences:
- a CDS encoding ABC transporter permease has translation MAMTRNVSLTRPLIELHHVYREFSAGTQTIPVLNDISLSINQGEMVAIIGASGSGKSTLMNIIGCLDKPSQGEVFINGIAVHEVNSDQLAELRSQYLGFIFQRYHLMPYLTAEENIAIPALYTAMPEDERSARVALLAEKLGLQTRLDHKPYQLSGGQQQRVSVCRALVNGAQIILADEPTGALDSASGHALMDILHQLHLDGHTVVIVTHDKNIAQQTQRIIEISDGKIVSDKQNQAQKGTKQRHQLPTVEDNGRASVWRNIIESIRMAWRALLGHRMRAFLSMLGIIIGISSVVSSMAVGEGARRSIMDEIGKLGSTTLEIRPGTGWGAKRPDMERALSLNDVKSLKQLPWVESISPVASSMTMVVNKGLDNSIMLNGVSEEYFAAQGFQLLHGSLFSTLDMADSEPVIVLDEGSREVLFQPEEEPLGQIVQIGHSPWRIIGIARKPGPKMSSGFVMGWVPYSSLQQRVVGDKPIEFISLRFPESLTSQQAKLQVERLLLREHGKKDFFIQSDDQLANALQKTSDSMSLLITSIAAISLLVGGVGVMNIMLVSVTERTHEIGIRLSVGARPQDIMNQFLIEAVMICSLGGFIGIVGAWLAGWVFSYLTTEFTMVFTLFPILLACGFSALIGFVFGYFPARRAAKLNPTEALARE, from the coding sequence ATGGCGATGACACGAAATGTATCTTTAACTCGTCCTCTGATTGAACTTCATCATGTTTATCGTGAGTTTTCAGCTGGTACACAAACCATTCCTGTTTTGAATGATATTTCGCTATCAATTAATCAAGGAGAGATGGTCGCTATCATTGGCGCATCAGGTTCAGGTAAATCAACTCTGATGAACATCATTGGTTGTTTAGATAAGCCCTCTCAAGGGGAAGTATTTATTAATGGGATTGCGGTTCATGAGGTGAATAGCGACCAACTGGCGGAATTACGTAGCCAATATCTTGGGTTTATTTTTCAACGTTATCACCTAATGCCCTACCTGACTGCAGAGGAAAATATTGCGATCCCCGCTTTGTATACGGCAATGCCAGAAGATGAGCGGAGCGCTCGAGTTGCTTTATTAGCAGAAAAGCTAGGGTTACAAACGCGTTTGGATCACAAACCTTATCAATTATCTGGTGGGCAACAGCAGCGTGTCAGTGTCTGTCGCGCCTTGGTCAATGGTGCGCAAATTATTCTTGCGGATGAACCTACAGGGGCATTAGATAGCGCTAGTGGTCACGCATTGATGGATATTTTACATCAACTTCATCTCGATGGGCACACTGTTGTGATTGTGACCCACGATAAAAATATCGCTCAGCAAACTCAGCGAATTATTGAAATTAGTGATGGAAAAATTGTTTCTGATAAGCAGAACCAAGCGCAGAAAGGCACAAAACAACGACACCAGCTTCCTACTGTTGAAGATAATGGCCGTGCATCGGTGTGGCGCAATATTATTGAGTCTATTCGTATGGCATGGCGGGCCTTACTCGGTCATCGCATGCGTGCATTTTTGTCGATGTTGGGAATTATCATCGGTATTTCTTCTGTGGTGTCATCAATGGCCGTGGGGGAAGGAGCAAGACGCTCCATCATGGATGAAATCGGGAAACTCGGCAGCACGACTCTGGAAATTCGCCCTGGCACTGGGTGGGGGGCTAAGCGGCCTGATATGGAGCGTGCGTTATCGTTAAATGATGTCAAAAGCCTAAAGCAGTTGCCATGGGTTGAGTCTATTTCCCCCGTCGCGAGTAGCATGACGATGGTCGTTAATAAAGGCTTGGATAACTCAATCATGCTTAATGGGGTTTCAGAAGAATATTTTGCGGCACAAGGGTTTCAGCTTTTACATGGTAGCTTATTCAGTACGCTCGATATGGCAGACAGTGAGCCCGTTATCGTGTTGGATGAAGGAAGCCGAGAGGTACTTTTTCAACCAGAAGAAGAACCATTAGGGCAAATTGTGCAAATTGGCCATTCACCATGGCGAATTATTGGTATTGCCCGTAAACCGGGGCCCAAAATGTCGAGTGGCTTTGTTATGGGGTGGGTGCCTTACTCATCCTTACAGCAACGTGTGGTTGGGGACAAACCCATTGAATTTATTTCGTTGCGTTTCCCTGAAAGCTTAACTTCTCAACAAGCTAAATTACAGGTTGAGCGTTTGTTATTACGCGAACATGGTAAAAAGGACTTTTTTATTCAGTCGGATGACCAGCTCGCAAATGCATTACAAAAAACATCCGATTCTATGTCATTACTGATCACCTCGATTGCTGCTATTTCCTTATTGGTTGGCGGCGTTGGGGTGATGAATATCATGCTGGTTTCTGTGACGGAACGAACTCATGAAATCGGGATCCGCCTTTCGGTCGGAGCGCGTCCTCAAGATATTATGAACCAATTTCTGATAGAAGCCGTGATGATTTGTTCGCTTGGCGGGTTTATTGGTATTGTCGGTGCATGGTTAGCGGGGTGGGTTTTTTCTTATCTCACCACTGAATTTACGATGGTGTTTACTCTGTTCCCTATTTTATTAGCGTGCGGTTTTTCCGCTCTAATTGGTTTTGTTTTTGGCTATTTTCCTGCTCGTCGGGCTGCCAAACTCAACCCAACGGAGGCATTGGCACGCGAATGA
- a CDS encoding efflux RND transporter periplasmic adaptor subunit, giving the protein MTSRHVTPILGLTARRLRTLGGLVALLVLIVVIGRFVWQSPAPVLYENVILSVERGDIEKIVMVTGKLKPSMQVNVGAQVNGQIRKLYVKQGDKVVKGELLAEIDPTIQQSELKNATARLSSAQAQKRAAEATLIQYIKAYRRQIVMQRDGSGIRSEYEQAQAQYEAQLQQVNVNEALITQSEMDVQTAQANLNFTRIVAPISGEVLGIVANEGQTIVSSQTAPTILVLANLDKMQVQTRISEADIQKISPGQPLTFYVIADPETHYESTMGYVQPIPPEALDENNNNSGGQQNSAIYYNGTFEVDNADRALKTSMTAQVFIRVAQVKDAIRLPTSALGRVMGANEYEVTVIKNEKPETRTIKVGINDRHFVEVLEGISEGEQVVIQSDNVASE; this is encoded by the coding sequence ATGACCTCTCGTCACGTAACACCAATATTGGGTTTAACGGCCCGACGATTACGCACTTTAGGTGGGCTGGTGGCACTGCTTGTGTTGATCGTGGTGATCGGCCGTTTTGTTTGGCAATCACCCGCCCCAGTATTGTATGAAAACGTAATTTTATCGGTGGAACGTGGCGATATAGAAAAAATCGTTATGGTAACGGGGAAATTAAAGCCCTCAATGCAAGTTAACGTAGGGGCTCAGGTTAACGGGCAAATCAGAAAATTGTATGTAAAACAAGGCGACAAAGTAGTTAAAGGGGAGTTATTAGCAGAAATCGACCCGACTATCCAACAGTCTGAGCTCAAAAATGCAACCGCCCGGTTATCCAGTGCTCAGGCGCAAAAACGGGCTGCAGAAGCAACTTTAATACAGTACATCAAAGCCTATCGGCGTCAAATAGTGATGCAGCGAGATGGTTCCGGTATTCGCAGTGAATATGAACAAGCGCAAGCACAATATGAGGCGCAATTACAGCAGGTTAATGTCAATGAGGCGTTAATCACGCAATCAGAAATGGACGTACAAACTGCACAAGCTAACCTCAATTTTACACGGATCGTCGCGCCGATCAGTGGTGAAGTGCTGGGTATTGTGGCGAACGAAGGGCAAACCATCGTTTCTTCACAGACAGCACCAACCATTTTAGTGTTGGCGAACCTGGATAAAATGCAGGTTCAGACACGAATTTCAGAAGCGGATATTCAAAAAATTAGCCCAGGCCAACCCCTCACGTTCTATGTGATTGCAGACCCGGAAACGCACTACGAGAGTACGATGGGGTATGTTCAACCCATTCCGCCCGAAGCGCTTGATGAAAATAATAATAATTCTGGGGGGCAACAGAACAGTGCGATTTATTACAACGGAACGTTCGAGGTTGATAACGCTGATCGTGCATTAAAGACATCAATGACAGCACAAGTATTTATTCGTGTTGCACAAGTAAAAGATGCCATTCGACTCCCTACTAGTGCGCTGGGGCGTGTGATGGGTGCAAACGAATATGAAGTGACCGTGATCAAAAATGAAAAACCGGAAACGCGCACCATCAAAGTGGGCATTAATGACCGCCATTTTGTCGAAGTTCTTGAGGGAATTAGTGAGGGTGAACAAGTTGTTATTCAATCAGATAATGTGGCGAGTGAATAA
- a CDS encoding peptidase domain-containing ABC transporter → MKNIIPNFVSQEETNECGLACIAMLAQTQGLNVSLETLREMYPASDHGTSLIDLSSILANYGVATTPVLFEHQELNSLPLPAILHYGANHFVLLAYRKGNNVCVMNPAIGQQWLPFSALKAEISGYALILEPDTALERIESLAPEDKNDGDGKKAPHAMSLKETSEIRGVYWLMIFAFLVSLTLFLMPAMVSNAINQAFSDAKNAIFPYGWFIVAFVVATLLALGVRMLSERFVKHFVLIKSGVGFSRLLSNPLRFFEKRAPGDVFSRFVAWQRALTEKIELDNGLRTDWVICAIALGTMFWIAPVLAAISAAGVTVMGLISVWAIIRDRWYTQQLQLKSAELNDFFMETLQGILTIKTAGIENQRKAQFAWLNRELFTCMQRRNVYQQIKDGIYQLIGSLEMVIFMLVVLPMVANELISLGDFFAYSFLRQIFTNYVTRIFYAIIHKSQLHIIDTRAHSLFPKKSEQDTEPFHEKQASVQGNAPHLSFKGIHFCYDPAKPILNNVSLDLPSGSQVAIVGESGVGKSTLLRTIAGLFSPQQGICESNGEAVSVQQLTQLVCLQSQEDILFNARVLDNITLFDPNFREKDKKRVEVLLDKLALGAVINQLPGGVNALIRESHAALSLGQRQRLLLARSLYSARPILLLDEPTANLDEETAKIVMATIQSHCQKTGKTLIVVTHSEELAANFDALYRIVDGKLSLEISTNKDPSVTAGTPQSEPSLLAVMEGTPL, encoded by the coding sequence ATGAAAAATATTATTCCAAATTTTGTTTCTCAAGAAGAAACCAATGAATGTGGCTTAGCATGTATTGCGATGTTAGCACAAACCCAAGGCCTCAACGTTTCTCTTGAAACGCTGCGAGAGATGTATCCGGCATCGGATCATGGAACTTCTTTGATTGATCTTTCGTCCATCTTAGCTAATTACGGTGTTGCGACGACACCGGTGCTATTTGAGCACCAAGAGCTCAATAGCTTACCGCTTCCCGCTATTTTACATTACGGAGCAAACCATTTTGTGCTGCTTGCTTATCGTAAGGGAAATAACGTGTGCGTGATGAACCCTGCAATTGGGCAGCAATGGTTACCTTTCTCTGCATTAAAAGCGGAAATCAGCGGCTATGCATTAATTTTAGAGCCGGATACCGCGCTGGAAAGAATTGAATCGCTAGCACCAGAAGACAAAAATGATGGGGATGGGAAGAAAGCTCCTCATGCAATGAGCCTGAAAGAAACCTCAGAGATTCGCGGTGTTTATTGGTTGATGATATTCGCTTTTTTGGTTTCTTTAACGCTATTTTTAATGCCAGCCATGGTGAGCAATGCGATTAACCAAGCCTTTTCCGACGCTAAAAATGCCATTTTCCCTTATGGCTGGTTTATTGTTGCCTTTGTGGTTGCAACACTATTAGCCCTTGGCGTGAGAATGCTCAGCGAGCGTTTCGTAAAACACTTTGTGTTGATTAAAAGCGGGGTTGGCTTTTCCCGTTTATTGAGTAATCCATTGCGCTTTTTTGAAAAACGCGCACCCGGGGATGTTTTTAGCCGTTTTGTTGCTTGGCAGAGGGCATTAACCGAAAAAATTGAGCTGGATAACGGGTTACGAACGGATTGGGTTATTTGTGCAATCGCATTAGGTACCATGTTTTGGATTGCCCCCGTGTTAGCCGCTATTTCGGCTGCGGGTGTTACCGTGATGGGCTTAATTAGTGTATGGGCGATTATTCGTGACCGGTGGTACACCCAGCAGTTACAGCTAAAATCAGCAGAATTAAATGACTTTTTTATGGAGACGCTGCAAGGCATTCTGACCATAAAAACAGCAGGGATAGAAAATCAGCGTAAGGCGCAATTTGCATGGTTAAACCGTGAATTGTTTACCTGTATGCAACGCAGAAATGTGTATCAACAAATTAAAGATGGCATCTATCAATTAATCGGTAGTTTGGAGATGGTCATTTTTATGTTGGTGGTTCTACCTATGGTGGCCAATGAGTTAATTTCGTTGGGGGATTTCTTTGCTTATAGTTTCTTACGTCAAATTTTCACCAATTATGTGACGCGTATTTTTTATGCGATTATACATAAGTCACAACTGCATATTATTGATACACGCGCCCATTCTTTATTCCCTAAGAAAAGCGAGCAGGACACCGAACCATTCCACGAGAAACAAGCCTCAGTGCAAGGAAATGCACCACACTTATCTTTCAAGGGGATTCATTTCTGTTATGACCCTGCAAAACCGATTTTAAATAATGTGTCATTAGACTTACCTTCAGGCTCACAGGTTGCCATTGTTGGGGAATCTGGGGTAGGAAAAAGCACGTTATTACGCACCATTGCGGGTTTATTCAGCCCACAGCAAGGAATATGCGAATCCAATGGGGAAGCCGTCAGTGTGCAGCAGCTTACGCAATTGGTTTGCTTGCAAAGCCAAGAAGATATTCTATTCAATGCGAGAGTCTTAGATAACATTACGCTATTTGACCCTAATTTCCGTGAAAAAGATAAAAAAAGAGTCGAAGTGCTGCTCGATAAATTGGCACTCGGTGCAGTGATTAATCAATTACCTGGTGGAGTGAATGCGTTAATAAGAGAAAGCCATGCGGCACTGTCACTTGGGCAACGCCAACGTTTGTTATTAGCTCGTTCGTTGTACAGTGCCCGTCCTATTTTATTATTGGATGAGCCCACTGCCAATTTGGATGAAGAAACAGCAAAAATAGTCATGGCGACTATTCAATCACATTGCCAGAAAACAGGTAAGACATTGATTGTCGTCACTCACAGTGAAGAGCTAGCGGCTAATTTTGATGCACTTTACCGAATCGTGGATGGGAAATTAAGTCTTGAGATAAGCACCAATAAAGACCCTTCTGTCACCGCAGGCACGCCTCAATCTGAACCTTCTTTATTAGCGGTAATGGAAGGTACTCCCTTATGA